A window of Ictidomys tridecemlineatus isolate mIctTri1 chromosome 1, mIctTri1.hap1, whole genome shotgun sequence contains these coding sequences:
- the Mrps30 gene encoding large ribosomal subunit protein mL65: MAASRCWRFVPRGRGPSLHTAAETNSTATGTISPDVSATSVARYPPIVASLTAKSKAARQRRVERWQAAVHAAKSVDEKLRILTKMQFKKYVVYPQTFALNADRWYQGFTKTVFLSGLPPASPEAEPAPALDLAALRSAVCDCLLQEHFYLRRKRRAPLFQEREAIASPFLDQLVATLTGLLSPLNPVLAAAALDHKRLVHFYWMRGEEIISSGHRKGRVDALRYQIDDKPHNQIRISKQLPEFVPLDYSVPIEIPVMKCKPDKLPLFKRQYENNIFIGSKTADPCCYGHTQFHLLPDRLNREWLLKRNRADQIEVIFRANAIASLFAWTGAQAVYQGFWSEADVTRPFVSQGVITDGKYFSFFCYQLNTLALTAQADQNNPRKNICWGTQSKPLYETVEDNEVKGFNDDVLLQIVHFLLNKPKEEKSHLLEK; the protein is encoded by the exons ATGGCGGCCTCCCGGTGCTGGAGGTTTGTGCCTCGCGGTCGAGGGCCGTCATTGCACACCGCTGCCGAGACTAACTCCACGGCCACGGGAACGATCAGCCCAGATGTGTCGGCGACCTCCGTTGCGCGGTACCCGCCGATTGTGGCCTCCTTGACCGCCAAGAGCAAGGCGGCACGGCAGCGGCGGGTGGAACGCTGGCAGGCAGCGGTGCACGCGGCCAAGTCGGTGGACGAGAAGCTGCGAATCCTTACGAAGATGCAATTCAAGAAGTACGTGGTTTACCCGCAGACCTTCGCCCTGAACGCCGATCGCTGGTACCAAGGCTTCACCAAGACTGTGTTCCTGTCGGGTCTGCCTCCTGCGTCCCCCGAGGCCGAGCCGGCGCCGGCGCTGGACCTGGCTGCCCTGCGCTCTGCCGTGTGCGACTGCCTCCTGCAGGAACATTTCTACTTGCGGCGCAAGCGGCGGGCGCCCCTCTTCCAGGAGCGGGAGGCTATCGCTTCGCCCTTCTTGGATCAGCTGGTGGCGACCCTCACGGGATTGCTCAGCCCGCTCAACCCCGTCCTGGCTGCAGCCGCTCTTG ATCATAAGCGGCTAGTTCATTTTTACTGGATGCGTGGTgaagaaattatttcttctgGTCATCGAAAAGGTCGAGTTGATGCTTTGCGATACCAAATAGATGATAAACCACACAATCAGATTCGAATATCCAAGCAACTCCCAGAG tttgtGCCATTGGATTATTCTGTTCCTATAGAAATCCCTGTTATGAAATGTAAACCAGACAAGCTTCCATTATTCAAACGGCAATATGAAAACAACATATTTATTg gctCAAAAACAGCAGATCCATGCTGTTATGGCCACACCCAGTTTCATCTGTTACCTGACAGATTAAATAGAGAATGGCTTTTGAAACGAAACCGTGCTGACCAGATAGAAGTTATTTTTAGAGCTAATGCTATTGCAAGCCTTTTTGCTTGGACTGGAGCACAAGCAGTGTATCAAG GATTCTGGAGTGAAGCAGATGTTACTCGACCATTTGTCTCCCAGGGCGTAAtcacagatggaaaatatttttcatttttctgctacCAGTTAAATACTTTGGCATTGACTGCACAAGCTGATCAGAATAACCCTCGTAAAAATATTTGTTGGGGGACACAGAGTAAGCCTCTTTATGAGACAGTCGAGGATAATGAGGTGAAAGGTTTTAATGATGATGTCTTACTTCAGATAGTTCACTTTCTACTGAAtaaaccaaaagaagaaaaatcacacttGTTGGAAAAGtag